From the genome of Proteus vulgaris, one region includes:
- the apaH gene encoding bis(5'-nucleosyl)-tetraphosphatase (symmetrical) ApaH has protein sequence MATYLIGDIHGCYHELRHLLDKVNFDPTQDTLWLTGDLVARGPDSLEVLRFVKSLGSSLKLVLGNHDLHLLGVFAKISRNKPRDKLNELLNAPDVDELINWLRRQPVLQVDEEKKIIMAHAGITPQWDLETAKMCAREVEAILSSDSYPLFINSMYGDLPNNWSPELTGLARLRFSTNAFTRMRYCFPNGQLDMICKDKPLEAPAPLKPWFDLPSQLPEGYSIIFGHWASLEGKGTPNNVYALDTGCCWGGNLTCLRWEDKQYFTQASLSAPK, from the coding sequence ATGGCAACTTATTTAATTGGTGATATTCATGGCTGTTACCATGAACTGCGCCACCTTCTTGATAAAGTGAATTTTGATCCTACACAGGACACATTATGGTTAACCGGTGATCTTGTTGCTCGAGGACCAGACTCACTTGAAGTGCTACGTTTTGTAAAAAGCTTAGGCTCTTCTCTAAAACTTGTTTTGGGTAATCATGACCTTCATCTTTTAGGTGTATTTGCAAAAATTAGCCGGAATAAACCAAGAGATAAACTTAATGAATTACTCAATGCCCCAGATGTCGATGAGTTAATTAATTGGTTAAGACGCCAACCTGTACTTCAAGTTGATGAAGAAAAGAAAATTATTATGGCACATGCAGGGATCACACCACAGTGGGATTTAGAAACTGCAAAAATGTGTGCCCGTGAAGTCGAAGCCATTTTAAGTAGTGATAGCTATCCTTTATTTATTAATTCAATGTATGGCGATCTACCCAATAATTGGTCACCTGAACTTACTGGCTTAGCACGATTACGCTTTAGTACCAATGCATTCACTCGAATGCGCTACTGCTTCCCTAATGGTCAATTAGATATGATTTGTAAAGACAAGCCATTAGAAGCCCCTGCACCATTAAAACCTTGGTTTGATTTGCCGAGTCAACTTCCGGAAGGTTATAGCATTATTTTTGGCCATTGGGCCTCTCTTGAAGGAAAAGGCACCCCTAATAATGTTTATGCTCTCGATACTGGGTGTTGCTGGGGAGGAAACCTCACTTGCTTGCGCTGGGAAGATAAACAATATTTCACTCAAGCTAGTCTATCTGCACCTAAGTAA
- the folA gene encoding type 3 dihydrofolate reductase: MNISLIAALAMDRIIGMEKAMPWTLPGDLAWFKKNTLNKPVIMGRVTYESIGRPLPNRLNIVLSSQPGTDSEVVWVKSVEEALQAAENHDEIMVIGGGKVYEQFLPMANTLYLTHIDAEVIGDTTFPDYEPDEWNSTFMEYHEADENNSHNYCFEILKRRK, encoded by the coding sequence ATGAATATTAGTTTAATCGCAGCATTAGCGATGGATCGCATTATTGGTATGGAAAAGGCAATGCCTTGGACATTACCAGGTGACCTCGCATGGTTTAAAAAGAATACGCTAAATAAACCCGTTATTATGGGCCGGGTGACTTATGAATCTATTGGGCGTCCTTTACCGAATCGTCTCAATATTGTGTTAAGTAGCCAACCAGGAACAGATAGTGAAGTTGTTTGGGTGAAGTCTGTAGAAGAAGCTTTGCAAGCTGCTGAAAATCATGATGAAATTATGGTTATCGGTGGTGGTAAAGTGTATGAGCAGTTTTTACCTATGGCTAATACACTCTATCTAACACACATCGATGCTGAAGTAATTGGTGATACAACATTCCCTGATTATGAGCCTGATGAATGGAATTCTACCTTTATGGAATATCATGAAGCTGATGAAAACAACTCTCATAACTACTGCTTTGAAATATTAAAAAGAAGAAAATAA
- a CDS encoding LysE family translocator, translated as MLETSLVVFTIALLGMISPGPDFFLVVKNAARYQRSAAMMTAMGIVAALLVHMSYCVAGIAVLITTTPWLFSILKYAGAAYLLWIGFQSLLSKSNHSIDENSDKHSQISFKKAFMQGFLCNLLNPKATLFFLAVFTQVLSVDSSIGEKLWYAFIIWGLAIVYWPLLVLLIQSAPVRRVLNKIQKGIDKVLGVVLIGLGIKVALS; from the coding sequence ATGCTTGAAACTTCTTTAGTCGTTTTTACAATTGCTTTACTTGGTATGATCTCACCGGGCCCAGACTTTTTTCTCGTTGTAAAAAATGCGGCGCGTTATCAACGATCTGCAGCAATGATGACTGCAATGGGAATTGTGGCAGCATTACTTGTGCATATGTCATATTGTGTTGCAGGTATTGCCGTTCTTATCACAACAACACCTTGGCTCTTTTCCATTTTGAAATATGCTGGTGCTGCTTATTTGCTATGGATTGGTTTTCAGAGTTTGCTGTCAAAATCTAATCATTCGATTGATGAAAACTCAGATAAGCATTCGCAGATCAGCTTTAAAAAAGCCTTTATGCAAGGCTTTCTCTGTAATTTACTCAATCCTAAAGCTACTTTGTTTTTTCTTGCCGTTTTCACTCAGGTATTAAGTGTTGATTCAAGCATTGGAGAAAAGCTGTGGTATGCCTTTATTATTTGGGGCTTAGCCATAGTTTACTGGCCTTTATTGGTTTTATTAATCCAAAGCGCACCTGTCAGAAGAGTGCTTAATAAAATCCAAAAAGGAATTGATAAAGTGTTAGGTGTAGTACTGATTGGTTTAGGTATTAAAGTCGCATTGAGTTAA